The Hippea jasoniae genome includes a window with the following:
- a CDS encoding Crp/Fnr family transcriptional regulator: protein MSLENYRKIDIFKGLTNQYITNIAHYLHYKVIEKNNIIFLEGDKIKFLPILLSGKVEISKFSSEGKKLTIWYIRPYQAFCLAALTIGEAISTAKTIQPSQIAYFNLKDLKFLFKKYPIIQENIFEILSKRFVYKSKLLHSIVLNNPEQRILEILNNPDNLCKAEDGFIVNLNQNEIASLSGLCRETVCRIIAKLKKEGLIKTKNKKILLTDLNRIKSFLV, encoded by the coding sequence ATGAGTCTTGAGAATTACAGAAAAATAGACATTTTTAAAGGATTAACAAATCAATATATAACAAATATTGCGCATTATTTGCATTACAAAGTAATAGAAAAAAACAACATAATTTTCTTAGAAGGAGATAAAATTAAATTTTTACCCATTTTATTAAGCGGAAAAGTAGAGATTTCAAAATTTAGTAGTGAAGGAAAGAAATTAACAATATGGTATATACGTCCCTATCAAGCTTTTTGTTTGGCTGCTTTAACAATAGGTGAGGCAATTTCGACAGCAAAAACAATTCAACCATCTCAAATAGCCTACTTTAATTTAAAGGATCTGAAGTTTCTATTTAAAAAATACCCCATAATTCAGGAAAATATCTTTGAAATTTTATCTAAAAGATTTGTATATAAATCAAAGTTATTGCATAGTATAGTTTTAAACAATCCAGAACAAAGAATCTTGGAAATATTGAACAATCCAGACAATCTATGTAAAGCAGAAGATGGATTTATCGTCAACCTCAATCAAAATGAAATAGCATCTTTAAGCGGATTATGTAGAGAAACAGTGTGCAGAATCATAGCCAAACTAAAAAAAGAAGGATTAATAAAAACAAAAAACAAAAAGATACTTCTTACTGACTTAAACAGAATAAAATCTTTTTTAGTATAA
- the purL gene encoding phosphoribosylformylglycinamidine synthase subunit PurL, whose product MSVSDKLEKIGLTKEEYEILKKHLLRDPTDIELDIASAMWSEHCSYKSSKHFLKKLPTKGRYVVIGPGENAGVVDIGDGFVAVFKMESHNHPSFIEPYQGAATGVGGILRDIFTMGARPVMNLDGLFFGDLSYERTPFLIDGVVRGVGDYGNCVGVPTIGGMTFFDECYNTNNLVNAFCLGVGRKDKIFLGVAKGIGNPVFYVGSKTGRDGIGGATMASASFDENFEEERPAVQVGDPFTEKLLLEACLELMEEDAIEGIQDMGAAGLTSSSFEMADRGGVGIDLYLDRVPLREKMTPSEIMLSESQERMLIVAKKGKEDKVKEIFKKYSLDAEIIGVVTDRKKIRLFFNNEVVADIDVELMTSKAPVYKRPTKKPAYLNNVANFDFEIIKQPSNLNELFMQMLKTAEFSNKKPIYENYDSTVQTNTVIKPGSDAALIRIKETSKGVAATVDVNPRYVYIDPYKGTQLSFLEAFRNLICVGAKPIALTDCLNFGNPENPEIMWQFEKALDGLAVACRTLDVPVVSGNVSFYNETNGKNIYPTPSIGMVGIAEKPFNAPTIGFKKEGSSVFMLGDIIEGELGGSAYLKYTTKKTAGKLPRIDFDLHKRLMGFMLEAVGEGILLAAHDVSEGGILNCLAEMSMAGNMGGIFDLPIKGRADFYLFSETSGVIVVESNDDERVLQLAKNHGVEIKKIGRTTGEKLIINDIVNLEIEKMKSASLEVFKNLWGYEDECI is encoded by the coding sequence ATGTCTGTATCTGATAAGCTGGAGAAAATTGGTTTAACAAAGGAAGAGTATGAAATTTTAAAAAAACATTTATTGAGAGATCCCACCGATATTGAGTTAGATATAGCCTCTGCTATGTGGAGTGAACATTGTAGCTATAAATCATCAAAGCATTTTTTAAAGAAGCTGCCGACAAAGGGCAGGTATGTTGTAATTGGACCTGGTGAAAATGCAGGCGTTGTTGATATAGGTGACGGGTTTGTAGCGGTTTTTAAGATGGAATCACACAACCATCCCAGTTTTATAGAGCCGTATCAGGGTGCAGCAACAGGTGTTGGAGGCATTTTAAGAGATATTTTTACAATGGGTGCAAGACCTGTTATGAACTTAGATGGTTTGTTTTTTGGCGATTTGAGTTATGAGAGAACACCTTTTTTGATTGATGGAGTTGTGAGAGGTGTTGGAGATTACGGCAATTGCGTGGGCGTGCCAACAATAGGCGGAATGACATTTTTTGATGAGTGTTATAACACAAACAACCTTGTTAACGCTTTCTGTCTGGGTGTTGGTAGGAAGGATAAAATTTTTCTTGGTGTGGCAAAAGGCATAGGAAACCCTGTTTTCTATGTGGGTTCAAAAACAGGCAGGGACGGTATAGGTGGTGCCACAATGGCCTCTGCATCGTTTGATGAAAACTTTGAAGAAGAAAGGCCAGCTGTTCAGGTGGGAGACCCGTTTACCGAAAAGCTTTTGCTTGAGGCATGTCTTGAATTAATGGAAGAGGATGCGATTGAAGGTATTCAGGATATGGGTGCTGCAGGGTTGACTTCAAGCTCATTTGAGATGGCTGACAGAGGTGGTGTTGGTATTGATTTATACCTGGATAGAGTGCCTTTGAGAGAAAAGATGACGCCCTCTGAGATTATGCTATCTGAATCTCAGGAGCGTATGCTGATTGTTGCAAAGAAAGGAAAAGAGGATAAAGTTAAAGAGATTTTTAAGAAATATTCACTTGATGCTGAAATAATAGGAGTTGTAACTGATAGAAAAAAGATAAGATTGTTTTTTAATAATGAAGTGGTAGCTGATATCGATGTTGAATTGATGACATCGAAGGCTCCTGTTTACAAAAGACCTACAAAGAAACCTGCATACCTAAATAATGTCGCCAATTTTGATTTTGAGATAATAAAACAACCATCTAATCTTAATGAACTTTTTATGCAAATGCTTAAAACAGCTGAGTTTTCCAATAAAAAACCGATTTATGAAAACTACGATTCTACCGTTCAAACAAATACGGTTATAAAACCAGGATCAGATGCTGCACTGATCCGTATAAAGGAAACATCAAAGGGTGTGGCTGCAACTGTTGATGTAAATCCGCGATATGTTTATATTGACCCATACAAAGGAACTCAGTTGAGTTTTTTGGAGGCTTTTAGAAACCTTATTTGTGTTGGTGCAAAACCTATAGCACTCACAGATTGTTTAAATTTTGGAAACCCAGAAAATCCTGAAATTATGTGGCAGTTTGAAAAGGCTTTGGATGGATTGGCTGTTGCATGCAGAACTTTGGATGTGCCTGTTGTCAGTGGCAATGTCAGCTTCTATAACGAAACAAACGGTAAAAATATTTATCCAACACCATCAATCGGTATGGTAGGAATAGCAGAAAAACCATTCAATGCCCCAACTATTGGTTTTAAAAAAGAAGGCAGTAGTGTGTTTATGCTTGGAGATATTATTGAAGGTGAGCTTGGAGGCTCTGCGTATTTGAAGTACACTACAAAAAAAACAGCTGGTAAGCTGCCAAGAATAGATTTTGATTTACATAAACGATTGATGGGTTTTATGCTTGAGGCGGTTGGTGAGGGAATTTTGCTTGCTGCTCATGATGTTTCAGAAGGAGGTATATTAAACTGCCTTGCTGAGATGTCTATGGCAGGCAACATGGGGGGAATATTTGACTTGCCGATTAAAGGAAGGGCTGATTTTTATCTATTTAGCGAAACCAGTGGCGTTATAGTTGTTGAATCCAATGATGATGAGAGAGTATTGCAGCTTGCTAAAAACCATGGTGTAGAAATTAAAAAAATTGGTAGAACAACAGGAGAGAAGTTGATTATTAATGATATTGTAAATTTAGAGATTGAGAAAATGAAATCAGCCTCGCTTGAAGTTTTTAAAAATTTATGGGGGTATGAAGATGAATGTATTTGA
- a CDS encoding cupin domain-containing protein, translating into MNVFEGIEIGQKGEEIIETITKSENVKIERIVSYNSFSKKGFYYDNDEYEFVILLYGEAKLYLESKGMVKLKSGDYMIIEPHDKHSVEYTSNPAVWLCIYYK; encoded by the coding sequence ATGAATGTATTTGAGGGAATTGAAATTGGTCAAAAAGGTGAAGAGATCATAGAAACAATTACAAAAAGTGAAAATGTTAAAATAGAAAGAATCGTTTCATACAACAGTTTTTCAAAAAAAGGGTTCTACTACGACAACGATGAATATGAATTTGTAATTCTGCTATACGGTGAGGCAAAGCTATACCTCGAATCGAAGGGTATGGTAAAGCTAAAAAGCGGAGATTATATGATTATCGAGCCTCATGACAAACACAGCGTTGAATATACATCCAATCCTGCTGTCTGGCTATGCATTTATTATAAATGA
- the uvrC gene encoding excinuclease ABC subunit UvrC — MNRIELFKNPSLIGEIPDKAGVYIIYSEEDEILYVGKAKSLRRRLRSYLNRKDKDILKLSLLREACCVEFITLNNELEAFLLESNLIKQHRPPYNIVLRDDKSYPYLRISYSEKYPRLSIARRIKHKGDFYFGPITPVEKLRTLIKLLKSTFKIAQKNDKQCQGSEYPCIYYQMNRCTAPCAKKISREDYLKLIEQIKEILTNPSKIKMRLKKELKQCIDSLNFEKAIKIRDMLKAIEILQGDQNVSEINEDFLDVIGFAENDIATAVYVMSVRFKNIVGARSFFFNYQHVDSDFVGDFLMQYYLHNQQVIPDKIVLNGLESEEIVEKALGEIKTVKIIQPKKGDKAKLLKLAEQNAKINLQLYSKRLENNLKLLKKIQDKFNLEELPLIIDVADISHISFENVVGGVIRYKPDGFDKSSYRRYKLQSSFESEAMKELMQRHRKLILKSSMKLPDLIVVDGGIIQIKAAKEAFLNTPVIGIAKEKTDNRTKRGFNAVDSIYTLDGKIEKIDEDILGFFQKLRDEAHRFAVEYHRKKRKDYVLASALDRIEFIGPKRKRLLFEHFGSLENLKNASVDEIASIKGISKKIAMIIKERLNEQNI; from the coding sequence ATGAACAGGATTGAGCTGTTTAAAAACCCTTCTTTAATTGGTGAGATTCCAGATAAAGCGGGCGTTTATATAATCTATTCAGAAGAAGATGAGATTTTATATGTAGGCAAAGCAAAATCACTGCGTAGGCGATTGAGAAGCTATTTAAACAGGAAAGATAAGGATATTTTAAAGCTTTCTTTATTGAGAGAAGCCTGCTGTGTTGAATTTATAACTTTAAACAATGAGCTTGAAGCTTTTTTGCTTGAGTCAAATCTAATCAAACAGCACAGACCACCGTACAATATCGTTTTAAGGGATGATAAAAGTTATCCCTATTTAAGGATAAGTTATTCTGAAAAATATCCGAGGTTGAGTATTGCAAGAAGAATAAAGCATAAAGGTGATTTTTACTTTGGCCCTATAACACCGGTTGAAAAGTTAAGAACACTGATAAAACTTTTGAAGTCCACTTTTAAAATAGCCCAGAAAAACGACAAGCAGTGTCAGGGCTCTGAATATCCCTGCATCTACTACCAGATGAACAGATGCACAGCTCCCTGTGCTAAAAAAATTTCAAGAGAGGATTATTTAAAGCTAATAGAACAGATAAAGGAAATACTTACAAATCCATCAAAGATAAAGATGAGGCTTAAAAAGGAACTAAAGCAGTGCATAGATAGTTTGAATTTTGAAAAAGCCATCAAGATAAGGGATATGCTTAAGGCTATTGAGATACTTCAAGGCGATCAAAATGTTAGTGAGATAAATGAAGATTTTTTAGATGTTATAGGTTTTGCAGAAAACGATATTGCTACAGCTGTATATGTGATGAGTGTAAGATTTAAAAATATAGTTGGTGCAAGAAGTTTTTTCTTTAATTATCAGCATGTGGATAGCGATTTTGTTGGAGATTTTCTTATGCAATACTATCTGCATAATCAGCAGGTAATACCAGATAAAATTGTTTTAAATGGGCTTGAATCAGAAGAGATCGTGGAAAAAGCTTTGGGTGAAATTAAAACTGTTAAAATTATACAACCAAAAAAAGGGGACAAGGCAAAGCTTTTAAAGCTTGCAGAGCAAAATGCAAAGATAAATCTCCAGTTATACTCAAAAAGGCTTGAAAATAATCTAAAACTGTTAAAAAAGATACAGGATAAATTTAATTTAGAAGAACTACCTTTAATTATCGATGTTGCCGATATTTCACATATTTCTTTTGAGAATGTTGTGGGAGGAGTTATAAGATATAAACCTGATGGTTTTGATAAATCATCATACAGACGATACAAGTTACAATCTTCTTTTGAGTCTGAAGCAATGAAAGAGTTGATGCAGAGGCATAGAAAATTGATCCTTAAAAGCTCAATGAAACTGCCTGATTTAATTGTTGTTGATGGAGGCATTATTCAGATTAAGGCAGCAAAAGAGGCTTTTTTGAATACGCCAGTTATAGGTATTGCAAAGGAAAAAACAGACAATAGAACAAAAAGAGGCTTTAATGCTGTTGATTCTATTTACACATTGGATGGCAAAATTGAAAAGATTGACGAAGATATTCTGGGTTTTTTTCAGAAGCTCAGGGATGAAGCTCATCGATTTGCCGTTGAATACCACAGAAAGAAAAGAAAGGATTATGTGCTTGCAAGCGCCCTTGATAGAATAGAATTTATTGGTCCAAAAAGAAAAAGGCTTTTGTTTGAGCATTTTGGATCTTTAGAAAATCTAAAAAATGCCTCTGTCGATGAAATTGCCTCAATAAAGGGTATAAGCAAAAAGATAGCAATGATTATCAAAGAACGCTTAAATGAACAAAATATTTGA
- a CDS encoding FecR family protein produces the protein MRRFYLIVIFIMGFFVSFANAADVGRFIEVKNYVFMLKNGKPPFIKAKVGDTVSQSDIVSTGVNSTAVIKFFDGNKITISSNSRVILNEYLSKEKALIKLTKGKVTATVVPKVVRKIKQSKNYFKIETPIAVAGVRGTKFSVQHKDFTVVKVYKGLVEVYNLAYPQFRVFVAAGNMVFIRPRKTPSEPKKFGGKIGNYGSDQGSDSSIGKNTESLGDYETETFGNDEVGSNNHQNPPEYAVSPPITQKNHPRQTSSGGYSGSTIQEGGGYSGGSLTTGP, from the coding sequence ATGAGGCGATTCTATTTAATAGTTATATTTATAATGGGATTTTTTGTATCCTTTGCTAATGCAGCCGATGTTGGTAGGTTTATAGAAGTTAAAAATTATGTATTTATGTTGAAAAATGGAAAACCTCCGTTTATTAAGGCAAAAGTTGGTGATACAGTTTCTCAAAGTGATATAGTTTCAACAGGCGTTAATTCAACTGCTGTAATTAAATTTTTTGATGGAAACAAGATTACCATCTCGTCCAATAGCCGTGTTATATTGAATGAATATCTTTCAAAAGAGAAGGCGTTGATTAAATTAACAAAAGGAAAAGTTACGGCAACGGTTGTTCCTAAAGTTGTTAGAAAGATAAAACAATCAAAAAATTATTTTAAAATAGAAACACCTATAGCAGTTGCAGGTGTTAGGGGCACTAAATTTTCTGTTCAACATAAGGATTTTACGGTTGTGAAGGTATATAAAGGACTTGTTGAGGTTTATAATTTAGCCTATCCGCAATTTAGGGTTTTTGTAGCAGCAGGAAATATGGTATTTATCAGACCCAGAAAAACACCATCTGAGCCTAAAAAATTTGGTGGAAAAATTGGTAATTACGGCTCAGATCAGGGTAGCGATTCAAGTATTGGAAAAAATACGGAGAGTTTAGGCGATTACGAAACAGAAACATTTGGCAATGATGAGGTTGGTTCAAATAATCATCAGAATCCTCCAGAATATGCAGTTTCCCCTCCCATTACTCAAAAAAATCATCCCCGTCAAACAAGTAGCGGAGGTTATTCAGGAAGCACCATTCAAGAAGGCGGAGGTTATTCAGGAGGTAGTTTAACTACTGGTCCGTAA
- a CDS encoding surface lipoprotein assembly modifier gives MKIFKSIVIVILVVFVSINVYASSLFNKGLDALKLGYYDKAYYYFFKDYTIHPTPKLAYYIGISLEKMGQDELAIKYFKKASSKISDAYSHIVKIYIGIGKFKDAETFLNYIENKEEYFFYSGLLSLYKKNFKTALNFFLKSATYKGTLEQKSLFYSALIELKLSNKEKSKEYFKEVIKVNSNTVYAKKAKVYLRAIKKQEKPYTVFLSAGYQYNSNVVAKPSNKIGDSDIDNISKKGDSAFVGKVFASYKLMMDSIELKSSVFIYRISYADLKDYNSTYIKIAEDIGLNKKRYKLATELFYEKSWLGGDSYLEGFGMKPYAIYYPYKKLAITAGVKLEKVNFFKNASVEAENRDAKIIKPFINLYRAVNRLFFFGNANFSYNNAKGRNWDYNEIALGGGVGYNFSSRFTASAGANYSYRGFLHNNSYSGAGYAGFPSTPSKRKDKNSTFWLRATVKLNDYIRLTCSFTHYYQNSNFDIYKYKQNIFYSGLSVLF, from the coding sequence GTGAAAATATTTAAAAGTATAGTTATTGTTATATTGGTAGTATTTGTTTCCATAAATGTTTATGCTTCCAGTTTATTTAATAAAGGTTTGGATGCCTTAAAGCTTGGTTATTATGATAAAGCTTATTACTATTTCTTTAAAGATTACACTATACACCCAACACCTAAATTAGCTTATTATATAGGAATATCTTTAGAAAAAATGGGTCAGGATGAACTGGCTATCAAATACTTTAAAAAAGCTTCTTCAAAAATAAGTGATGCATATTCACATATTGTAAAAATCTATATTGGTATAGGTAAGTTTAAGGATGCAGAGACTTTTCTGAATTATATAGAAAATAAAGAGGAGTATTTTTTCTATAGTGGTTTACTATCTTTATACAAAAAAAATTTCAAGACAGCTTTGAATTTTTTTCTCAAATCTGCAACATATAAGGGTACTTTGGAGCAAAAATCACTTTTTTATTCAGCTTTAATTGAACTAAAGCTTTCAAACAAAGAAAAGTCAAAGGAATATTTTAAGGAAGTTATAAAAGTTAACAGTAACACCGTTTATGCCAAAAAAGCTAAGGTATATTTAAGGGCTATAAAGAAACAGGAAAAACCCTATACGGTTTTTCTATCAGCTGGTTATCAATATAATTCCAATGTTGTTGCTAAACCATCCAATAAAATAGGAGATTCTGACATAGATAACATTTCCAAAAAAGGTGATTCAGCTTTTGTTGGCAAAGTGTTTGCTTCATATAAGTTGATGATGGATAGTATAGAGTTGAAAAGTAGTGTGTTTATTTACAGGATTTCGTATGCAGACCTAAAAGATTACAACTCTACATATATAAAAATCGCTGAAGATATAGGTTTAAATAAAAAAAGATATAAATTAGCTACAGAATTGTTCTATGAAAAATCATGGCTTGGTGGGGATAGCTATCTTGAAGGGTTTGGTATGAAACCTTATGCTATTTATTATCCATACAAGAAACTTGCAATAACAGCAGGAGTTAAATTGGAAAAGGTTAACTTTTTTAAAAATGCTTCAGTTGAAGCAGAAAACAGGGATGCAAAAATAATAAAGCCTTTTATAAATCTGTATAGGGCGGTAAATAGATTATTTTTCTTCGGTAATGCGAATTTTAGTTACAATAACGCTAAAGGTAGGAATTGGGATTATAATGAAATTGCCCTTGGAGGGGGTGTGGGCTATAACTTCTCAAGTAGGTTTACAGCCTCAGCTGGCGCAAATTATTCTTATAGAGGCTTTCTACACAACAACAGCTACTCAGGTGCAGGTTATGCTGGCTTTCCCTCTACGCCATCCAAAAGAAAAGATAAAAACTCAACCTTTTGGCTTAGGGCAACTGTAAAGCTTAACGATTATATAAGATTAACTTGTTCTTTTACTCATTACTATCAAAATTCCAATTTTGATATTTACAAATACAAGCAGAATATCTTTTATAGTGGTCTTAGTGTCTTATTTTAG
- a CDS encoding CHASE2 domain-containing protein, producing the protein MKNKKQLLVGVTAVFIVILIYFIHPRFLTITGNKIYDTFFKIRGKQRISNTVVIAAIDEKSIKRFGRWPWSRTVFVKLVKQLKGLKAKEIVFDVIFSEKEKNDSKLAEAFKKAGNVILPIVFLHGKKSKNTIPKKILQNNTLSVDNPDYFYKHPPPGSNSLLLPVKQLLESCAHIGFINIFPDIDGVVRKEQLYMLYDGYLIPSLTLQAAALYRGIPDQFIVVEPKKGIYLSDQVIPTDNNGRMMINYFGANRTFSYISIADIIDKKVNKSQIKDKIVLVGATAVGLYDLRVTPTSTALPGIEKHANTIETILEGKFIKILSPPYYVLLLFLSGIIIVLIFSPLKATSSTVILIFSSILIFIASYFYFRKGLFINPLYPFLELSGVFVSMTIYNFAMEEKQSRFIKKLFASYVNKEIVEMLIKNPEIAALEGKKREVTILFSDIKGFTTLSEQLSPEEVVSLLNEYFKEMVDVVFEFHGTLDKFIGDAIMVFWNAPVEQSNHALLSIQCALNMQKRLKQLQEKLKQNNKPIIEIGIGINSGEAVAGNIGGTDKKMEYTVIGDSVNLASRLEGLTRKFDCSIIVSEYVVKHLTSTTDNLKGFCLEGLAVVKVKGKTKPVKIYCVKENKEFYIKEPPEDIVAFKDK; encoded by the coding sequence ATGAAAAATAAAAAACAGCTCCTTGTAGGTGTAACTGCAGTATTTATAGTAATCCTTATCTATTTTATCCATCCACGATTCTTAACAATTACAGGCAACAAGATTTATGACACATTTTTTAAGATAAGAGGCAAACAGAGAATCTCAAACACTGTTGTTATAGCAGCTATAGATGAAAAATCGATTAAAAGGTTTGGCAGATGGCCCTGGAGTAGAACTGTTTTTGTTAAACTTGTAAAACAACTAAAAGGACTTAAAGCAAAAGAGATTGTATTCGATGTAATCTTTAGCGAAAAAGAAAAAAACGATTCAAAACTTGCAGAAGCATTCAAAAAGGCAGGCAATGTTATATTACCGATTGTATTTCTGCATGGAAAAAAATCTAAAAATACTATTCCCAAGAAAATTTTACAAAACAATACACTGTCTGTTGACAATCCTGATTATTTTTACAAACATCCGCCACCCGGAAGCAATAGTTTACTTTTACCGGTAAAACAGCTATTGGAAAGCTGTGCCCATATAGGCTTTATTAATATTTTTCCAGATATCGATGGTGTTGTTAGAAAAGAACAACTATATATGTTGTATGATGGATACCTAATCCCCTCTCTAACCCTTCAAGCAGCAGCATTATACAGAGGAATACCGGATCAATTCATAGTAGTAGAACCTAAAAAAGGCATCTATCTTTCTGATCAAGTTATCCCTACAGACAATAATGGAAGAATGATGATAAACTACTTTGGCGCCAATAGAACCTTCAGTTATATTTCTATAGCAGACATTATAGACAAAAAAGTCAATAAATCTCAAATCAAAGACAAAATAGTGCTTGTTGGTGCAACTGCGGTTGGTTTATACGATTTAAGGGTAACTCCAACTTCCACAGCTTTACCTGGAATAGAAAAACACGCCAACACGATAGAAACAATCCTCGAAGGAAAGTTTATAAAGATTCTTTCGCCACCATACTATGTTCTTCTATTATTCTTATCTGGCATAATAATAGTTTTGATATTTTCACCACTTAAGGCAACATCCTCAACTGTGATTCTAATCTTTTCCTCTATTTTAATCTTTATAGCAAGCTATTTTTATTTTAGAAAAGGTTTGTTTATCAATCCTCTTTATCCTTTTTTAGAGCTTTCTGGAGTGTTTGTTTCCATGACAATTTATAACTTTGCCATGGAGGAGAAGCAATCAAGATTTATTAAAAAACTATTTGCAAGTTATGTAAACAAGGAAATTGTTGAGATGCTTATAAAAAATCCAGAGATTGCCGCTTTGGAAGGCAAAAAAAGAGAAGTCACCATCCTGTTTTCAGATATAAAAGGCTTTACAACCCTATCAGAGCAACTCTCACCAGAGGAAGTTGTTAGTCTTTTGAATGAGTATTTTAAGGAGATGGTGGATGTTGTTTTTGAGTTTCATGGAACATTAGATAAATTCATAGGCGATGCGATAATGGTTTTCTGGAATGCTCCTGTCGAACAGAGTAATCATGCTTTATTGTCTATTCAATGCGCACTTAATATGCAAAAAAGACTTAAACAACTACAGGAAAAATTAAAGCAAAACAATAAACCCATTATAGAAATAGGCATAGGAATCAACAGCGGTGAGGCGGTTGCAGGTAACATAGGGGGAACTGACAAAAAAATGGAATACACCGTCATAGGCGATAGCGTAAATCTTGCATCAAGACTTGAAGGTCTAACAAGAAAATTCGACTGCTCCATTATTGTCAGCGAGTATGTTGTGAAACATTTAACCTCCACAACTGACAACTTGAAAGGCTTCTGTCTTGAAGGTCTTGCTGTTGTAAAGGTAAAAGGCAAAACCAAGCCCGTAAAAATCTACTGCGTAAAAGAAAATAAGGAATTCTATATAAAAGAACCACCTGAAGATATTGTTGCCTTCAAAGACAAATAG
- a CDS encoding 3',5'-cyclic-nucleotide phosphodiesterase, translated as MNLRVLGCWGSSMPNKFLTSFLVNKNILVDAGSPTKTLEFDEQLEVEHIFITHSHLDHVLGVLFLADNVVLNNIKKQFKVYGSKDTLNAIKKHLLNFDIWPDFTAIPKDFPTLRFEAIDEGETIKIDNLNITPIKLNHRVSCLGYLFENDEENIFFCTDTGPTDHTWKYLKDKKINRLIIEVSFPDRLTQLAIQTAHLTPTLLFDEIKKMNTLPDQILITHIKPHYKDEIFKELESLKQKLPSNIKITTLCK; from the coding sequence ATGAACCTTAGAGTGTTAGGTTGCTGGGGTAGTTCAATGCCCAACAAATTCTTAACTTCGTTTCTGGTCAATAAAAACATATTAGTAGATGCTGGCTCTCCAACAAAAACACTTGAATTTGATGAGCAGTTAGAGGTCGAGCATATATTCATAACACACTCTCATTTAGACCATGTGCTGGGAGTGCTTTTTCTGGCTGATAATGTTGTTTTAAATAATATAAAAAAACAGTTTAAGGTTTACGGTTCAAAAGATACGCTTAATGCTATAAAAAAACATCTGCTGAATTTTGATATCTGGCCTGACTTTACCGCTATACCCAAAGATTTCCCCACTTTAAGATTTGAGGCTATTGACGAGGGAGAAACTATAAAAATTGACAATTTAAATATTACGCCTATTAAGCTTAATCACAGGGTTAGTTGTCTTGGCTATTTATTCGAGAATGACGAAGAAAATATCTTTTTCTGCACAGATACAGGCCCCACAGACCACACATGGAAATACCTAAAAGACAAAAAGATTAATAGATTAATTATAGAGGTTTCATTTCCTGATAGACTCACTCAGCTTGCCATCCAAACAGCCCATCTAACCCCTACCCTGCTCTTTGATGAGATTAAAAAAATGAATACGCTGCCTGATCAGATTTTGATAACACATATAAAGCCGCATTATAAAGATGAAATATTTAAGGAATTGGAATCTTTAAAGCAAAAGCTGCCATCAAACATTAAAATAACCACCCTTTGCAAATAA